The Pyxidicoccus sp. MSG2 DNA segment GTGTACCCCGCCATCTCCAGCGGCACGCCATCGAGGAAGAAGCGGATCTGGTCGTCGTAGAGGCCGTTGAGCGAGAACCGCGCTCCGCTGCCGAGACCGCCCGAGCGACGCACGGACACGCCCTGTGAGCGCGCGACGACCTCACCCAGGTCGGCGCTCTGCTCGCGCGCCCGTCGCAGGTCGACCACATTCACGGCCTCGGCGGATTCCTGCCGCTGGCGTGCTTCGGAAGGCGTGCCGCGCACCGTCACCTCGACGGGCGTGGGGGCGGCGGGCACGGGCTCGGCGGGAAGTCGAAGCTCGACGCGGGCCTCGCTCCCCGCGTCCACGTCGCCCTGCACCGGGGTCGGCTCGGGCGGAAGGCGGAACGCCATGCGGTAGAGGATGCGGGCGGCGATGGGCTGCCCGTCCCGGCGCGCCGGGTTGAAACGCAGCCGGAGGGCGGCTTCGCGCGCCGCTTCGTCCAGTGAATTTCCGAGCGCCTCGGTGACTTCCGCCGTGGTGACGCGCCCCTCCGCGTCGAGGTTCAGCCGCAGCACGACCTCGCCTTCCAGGCGCTGCGCGCGGGCATCCTCCGGGTAGTCGGGCTCGACCGGCTCGACGAGCGTGGGCGGCTCGAGCCCCGTGCCGGGTGCGGCCCCCGTGGACTGCTGCGCGTGGGCGCCGAAGCCCAGGCCCACCACGGCGACGAGGACCTGGAACATGCGAGGGACTCGCCACTTCGAAAGCCGACCCGCGCGGACCACGCCCGCGCCGGTCCGCTGGCGGTCGCGCGCACTGGAGGGCACCGAGAAATCTGGAGCGCGCGACGGGGGTGACATGGCTCCCTGCATTGGGTTGAAAGCGCGAGTAGTTCGCATTCTCGTCGCACGCGAAGTTCTCACTGTCAAGAGAGGAACGTCCACACAGTTGCGCTGTAACGCGCCGTAACGGAGCCGATGGCGGCAGCTCTCGTTCGCAGAGCGAAATCGCGACGAGGTGGCAAAACGGAAAGAGGCTGGGGCTATCCTCCCGGCATGTCCCACGTCGACTACGTGATCATTCGTGGCTGCGAGGCCCCGGAAGAGGTGCGGCCCACGCTCCAGAGGCACGGCATCACCGCGGGCCCGGAGCTGCACGAGAAGGAGAAGGTGGAGCAGGTGCTGCTAGACGCCCTGGAAGCCTTTCCGGAGGCGCCCATCTGCGTGGTGTTCCAGGACACGTTCTGGGAATTCAAGCACGGCGTGTTCCTGGCCTCCGACAGCGGGCTCGACGAGGCGCAGGTCTCCTGGTCCTTGAAGGAGGATGAGCTGGCCGGGTTCGAGGTGCCGGAAGCGGAGGAGGCCCGGGTCCCGCTCTCCGTCGACGCGGACAGCCTGCTCGACCTCTTCGACGGCACGGCGGAGGATGCTTCCGCCGAGGAGCACCTGCTGAGCCTGCCCGAGCGCTTCTTCGAGCTCCCGAAGGCACGGCAGGTGTTGGCGCAGGTCGCCGCGGTGCTCGAGCCCAAGCAGTTCCAGGTCCTCGTGGACATCGCCGGGCACTACTTCGTGGCCACGCTGGAGCGGAAGAAGGGGGTCGCCCTGGCGCCCCTCTACCCCTGGGTGGAGGACGGCGAGGTGCGGAAGCTCATGCGCTCGGCGGTGGGCACTCCGACGCCGGGGACCTTCGAGCCCTGTCCGAAGAAGGAGCGGGCCCGGGGCGGCTCGAAGCGGGACACCCAGCGGCCCTTCACCACGGGCTCGCTGAAGGCGCGCATGGACAGCGTCCGGGACGCCACCGTCATGAACCGCGCCGAGTATGGCCACAGGACCTTCGTGGGTACTCCCGAGGCCTTCGAGCAGCTCGAGGCCGCGCTGCGGGCCCCGGAGAACGCGGGGCCCGGGTTCGCCCCGGTGCGGAGCGCGCTGTACCAGGTGCTGTTCAAGTGCTGGCCGGAGAAGACCCGGCCCCTGCTCTTCTCAGGGCTGGAAGCGGAGCAGGACGACGCGGTGCGAGGGCAGCTCTACGCCTGCCTGTCGAAGGTGGAGGACCCGGCCGCGTACCACGCCCTGGCGCGGGGCATGAAGGTGGAGCCGCCCGGTGTCATCGAGCGCCTGTCCCAGGTCATCTGGCGGCAGAAGGCCACGGTGGAGCTGCTGGTCCGCGAGTACCTCGTTCCCTCATGGCCGGAGGACCGCGCGCTGGCGGATCGCGTCGTGAAGGTGCTGCGCGACGAATATGTGGAGATCCCGCCCGCCTGGGTTTCCGAGGCGCCCGAGGAGCTGCGGAAGGTGCTCGGCCCCGTCCTCGAGAAGGCCTAGCTTCGAACCCAGGACAGACCGCAATCAGCCGGTCGATGGCTTGCCGGTGTTGGCCGCCAGTTGAGCGTCGAAGGCTCGCTTGTAGGCGGGCCGCGCTTCGCCGCGGGCGACATAAGCGGCCAGGTTTGGGTATTCGTCCAGAATGCCCGATGACTTCAACCTGAGCAGCACCGACACCATCAAAAGGTCGCCCGCGCTAAACGCACCATCGAGCCAGTCGGCATCACCCAGGCGAACGGAAAGTGGGTTCAGCCTGCCGCGAACGCGATCTTCCACCAGAGGAAGGCGCTCCGAATACCAGGGCTTGTCGCCCTCGAACAGCCTCGCGGTTGCAAATTCAAGGATGGGCGGTTCCACCGTGTTGAGCGCGGCAAACATCCAGGTGATCGCGCGAGCCCGGGCATTGGCATCGTCCGGCAGCAAGCCTGCATGTCGCTCGGCGATGTGAAACACGATCGCCCCTGTCTCGAACAGCGCGAGATCGCCTTCCTCAAAGGTCGGAATCTGGCCGAAAGGATGAAGCGCCAGATGCGCGGGTTCCTTCATCGCACGAAACGAAACATAGCGAACCTGGTAGGGTTGGCCCACTTCCTCGAGCGCCCAGCGAATGCGCGTATCACGCGCCAGTCCCTTGCCGCCATCGGGTGAGCGTTCAAAGGCGGTAATGGTGATGGTCATCGAGAGGCCCCTCCTTGGCGAACATCATCGGCTGCGGAGACAGACCTTTGCAACCATGCACATGCCTTGGAATGGATATATCAAAACCGTGAAGGGCCTGGACTCAGCCTCACGTGGGTTCAGGTACAATGAGACATGCCGATGAAGCGAAAGCAGCCCGGTCGCAAGGCGCCCTCCGCGCATCTGGAGGGGCTCGGGTCCTCGTTGATGCATACCGTTCGTGTCTGGCAGGTCGCCCCGGTCCGCACCGAATGGACCGCTGTGCTGCCCGTCCGGGCTGGACGCGAGGAGTCGGCGCGGCGGCTGGTGACCGAAGCGCTGGCCCGGAATCCGGACATGGGAGGGGGACCGCCGCGCAACGCGGTCGGGCTGCTCGAGCCGGGGGCCGGACGTCGTGGGATGCGCTTCAACCCGAGCGAGCGCGCCTTGTGGCCGCCCGCGGCGCTCTACCTCGAGTTCATGCCGGCCGGCTCCGACATGGTCTACGCGCAGTATGAGCTGGCGCATCACATCCTCGAGCGTGCCGCGCCGCTGCTCGTGGATGCGAGCTGGTACACCATCCTGACGCAGTGCGAGGACATCCTCGACCGTTGGGAGATTGCGGCGGGCCGGCTGCACTACGAGCGGCACCTGACCGAGGAAGAGCAGGCCCGAGCGATGCTGCAACAGCTCGAGCCGTCGCTCCGGGGGCATCTGGGCTGAGCCAGACCGGCCGCGCCCGCTTACGAACTCGAGCTCAACGGGTCCTGGCCAACTCCACGGCGTCCGCGCCGGCGGGCTGGCGGATCGGGCTCGACGGCTCGTTCACCGCGCGCCAAATCACCTCTGCCACGTCAAGCGACCGGGTGGATGGCCCCGAGTTCTGCCCCATGGTTCTCTCGAAGACGCTCCGCGCGAAGTCGGAGTACGCCTCGGGGACGGCGACGCCCTGCTTCCGCATCTCAGCCTGTGCGTTTTGAGCAAAGGACGTCTCCCGGGCCTGCCCCGGAAGCACGAGGCCTACCCGTACATTGAAGGGCTGGAGCTCCAGCGCGAGCGACTCGGTGAACGCGTTGAGCGCCGCTTTGCTCGCGGTGTATACGGCAAGCATCGGAAGCGGCTTCAGCGTCGTGCTCGACGAGACGTTCACGATGACCCCCGCCTTCCGTTGCCTGAACTGAGGCAGGAACGCCTGGGTCACTGCCATCGCACCGAACGTGTTCGTTTCGAAGGTGGAGCGGACCGTTTCCATCGAGGTGCCCTCGAAGACACTCAGCAGGCCGACACCCGCGTTGTTGACCAGCACGTCTATCGGTCCGGCGGCCTCCACCGTCTTGCGAATGCTCCGCGGGTCGGTGACGTCGAGCGCGAGCACCTGCAGATGCTCGGACCGGGGCAACACGTCCTCGCGCGGCGCGCGCATCGTGGCAATGACCTTCCAGCCGCGCTCGAGGAAGTAGCTGGCGGTTTCGAGGCCGAATCCAGACGAGCATCCGGTGATCAAGATCGTTTTCATGGCATCTCCTGTCGGTAGTGGTTTCAGTCCCAAGACGATAGGGAGCGAGGACCGGACGTGCTACAACAGGAAGTCCGCATCTCATTGGCAAGAGTCCGGTCATGATCGATCCGCTCGCAGAAGTGGTCACCCTGCTCCAACCAGGCGCTCCGTTCTCGAAGCGGGTGAGCGGTGCAGGCCGGTGGAGCGTTCGGCGCGCGGAAGCCGGGAGGCCTTTCTATTGCGCCGTCCTCGAGGGTTTGAGCCGCCTTGCCGTCGATGGACGAGCGCCGATGATCCTCGAGAAGGGGGACTTCGTTTTGATCCCGTCGGCGTTCGACTTCACGGCGTCGAGCCTCGAACCGCCGCCGGGTCGACGCGACACCCCGCACGTCGTGTTGCCAGATGGCGAAATCAGACATGGCGATCCACGTGCCCCGCCGGATGTTCGAATGCTGGTGGGTTACTGCGTCTTCGCTTCCCCGGACGCGAGCCTGCTCGTCCCGCTCCTCCCGCAGCTCGTGCACATTCGCGGTGAGCGGAGGCTCGCGACCCTCGTGGAGCTCGTGAGCGAGGAGTCCCGCGAACGGCGGCCCGCGCGCGAGGTCATCCTCGCCCGCCTCCTCGAGGTTCTTCTCATCGAAGCCCTCCGCTCCACGGCGGGCACCTCGGCGTCGCCGGGTCTCCTGCGCGGGCTCGCCGACGAGCGCCTTGCCGTCGCGATACGACGGATGCACGAGAGCCCGACCCAGGCGTGGACTGTCGCGCAGTTGGCGAAAGAGGCCGCGCTGTCCCGCTCGACGTTCTTCGAGCGATTCAGCCGCGCAGTGGGCGTTGCCCCGATGGAGTACCTGCTCGGCTGGCGCATGGCCCTGGCGAAGAACCTGTTACGGCGCAAGGAAGTCACCGTCGCCGAGGTCGCGGAGCAGGTCGGCTACAGCTCCGCGAGCACCTTCAGCGTCGCCTTCACCCGCCACGTCGGACTTCCGCCAACGCACTACGCGCGGGAGCAGGCGAAACCGGCTTCATCAGGGCGGCCTCGTGGCTTGAGACGCTCTACACCCGCCTGAAGCCTGGGCGGGCCTCGCTCACGGCGGGGGACCCCGGCATCATCCATTCGAGGGGGCACGGGCAGGTAACAACGGGGCCTCGGTGTCGGGTGTGGACGCACAGCTCGGCGGCACCTGTCAGCGGCCCTCCTCTGCCCCTCCCGCTCCAGCCCTCACCCTCAACGGGCTTTCCATTTGCCCCATGCCTCTTTATCAGGGCTGGGGGCGCGTGCCCCGGTCACCGAGCCGAGGTATACCCACCCACCCGCGGGGACCGGGCCCACCCGGGCTCCGCGGAGACGACCCATTACAGAGGAAGACGCTCGTGGCCGGAAGTAGCCTCTTTGCCCTGATTGATGACATCGCCAGCCTGCTGGATGACGTCGCGGCCATGACCAAGGTCGCGACCCAGAAGACCGCTGGCGTCCTGGGTGACGACCTCGCGCTGAACGCGCAGCAGGTGACCGGCGTCACGGCTGACCGCGAGCTGCCCGTGGTCTGGGCGGTCGCCAAGGGCTCCCTGGTCAACAAGGCCATCCTGGTCCCCGCCGCACTGGCCATCAGCGCGCTGATTCCCTGGGCCATCGTCCCCATGCTGATGCTGGGCGGCGCCTTCCTCTGTTACGAGGGCGTCGAGAAGCTGGCCCACAAGCTCCTGCACAGCAAGGGCGAGGACGAGGCCCACCATGGTGAGCTCGTCAAGGCTGTCGCCGACCCCGCGGTGGACATCGTCTCCTTCGAGAAGGAGAAGATCAAAGGCGCGGTCCGGACCGACTTCGTGCTGTCCGCGGAGATCATCGTCATCTCGCTGGGCACCGTCGCCGCCGCGACCTTCGGGCAGCGGGTCGCCGTCCTGGTCGGCATCTCCATCATCATGACGGTCGGCGTCTACGGCCTGGTCGGCGGCATCGTCAAACTCGACGACGCGGGGCTCCACCTCAGCGCGAAGACGGGCACGGGGGGTTTTCGCGGCTTCCAGCGCGCGCTGGGCCGGGGGCTCCTGACCGGCGCTCCGTATCTGATGAAGACGCTCTCGGTGGCCGGCACGGTCGCCATGTTCATGGTCGGCGGCGGCATCCTCACCCACGGCATCCCCCCCGTGCACCACTTCAGCGAGGACCTCGCGCACGGCGCGGGCACCGTGTCGGGCATCGGCGGCGTGCTGGCGGCGCTCGTCCCCACGCTGATCAACACGGTGTTCGGCATCCTCGCCGGCATCGTCGTCCTGCTGGTCGTGACAGGCGTGACGCGCGCCGTCCGCGCGGCGCGCCCGAAGCCCCGGTAGGCCCTCCGCGACGGCTCGGGCCCTCGTCACCGCGAGGGAGCCGATGGCTCGAGCCGGCGGAGTCCCGGGTGCCGCCGTGCGGGCCTCACACCTCCGTCTCGCCCAGGCCGAGCTTTTTTCGCAGAGGGCCCATCCGCTCGCCCAGAGCGGCCTGGACCTCGGGCGTCAATACCGCGCGGCCGTCGCCCACCACGCCCTTGCGGATGAAGCCTGGCCTGGAGGCGCTCCGGTCGAAGAGCGGCAGCCGCACGTCAAAACGCTCATCGTGCTGCTTCATGAAAGCGAAGCCGCACTTCTCCAGGATGGCACCCATGCGGTCCTCTTCGAGGGTGACGTCCAGAAAGCGCGCCACCTTCCGGATGGCGCCCTCCAGGTCCGCGACCAGCTCCTCGTAGCGCAGGTGGAGGACGTTCGGGTCCGCGCGGTGCGGCCACCAGGACTCCAGGTGCCAGAACCACCGCTTCAGCAGGAAGTCCCGGCGGAGGAAGGGGACGTCGAGCTTGGGCCGGTAGCCCGTCTCCAGACAGACGTGGTTGTGGACCGAGACCAGCGAGTCCGCCGCGTTGCGGGTGACGTAGATGACGCGGCTGTCCATGGGCGGAGCCACCAGCCAGTAGGGCATGTGCGTCTTCAGGATGCGGGGGGACGGGAGCGCATCCAGCACTGCCTCCGTGAAGTCCCGAAGCATCAGTTGCTCCAGGTAGGGGGACACCTGGGACATGTGCTCGAACTCGCCCCGGCCTCCCGTGAGGACCTGGTAGACGATCTGCTGCATCCACGTCGTGCCCGATTTCGGCGCAGTGGCCACGTAGATGTCTCCGGGCCGCGGCTTGAGCATCGCGTAGCGCAACCGGAACCACCGCAGCGCAACGGTTGCCAGGATCGTGGGGATGCTGAGGAGATTCACGAGGCCGAGCAGGATGCTCAGCGCCCCGTGGAGGGTACGCGGCCGACGGGACGCGTCAGTCCCCATGTCGTGCATGGTACGGCCTTCCCACCGGCGGGCCCTTCCACCTCAGGGCCCGCGGAGCACTCCGGAGACTGAGCCCGGGTTGACAGTCATTCCGACGAATCACTAGCGTCAATTCGCTTCACCCGAATTCAACGTCAGTGAGGATGACCATGCAACTGCGGATCATGCTGGGCGGGCTGCTTGCAGCGGGACTGTTGTCGACGGGCTGTGGCGGAACCATGCCGGAGGAGATGGCGCCGGAGCAGAACCTCAGTGAAGCGGAGCAGGCGGTCTTCACCTGCCCCACCGGCTACACGCACGGCTCCTACTGGGACTGTGCCCAGGTCTGCGGTCTGGGGTGGGGCAACTTCCAGGTGCACTACTGCTACAACGCGACGGACTACTACGAGATTGGCAATGGCCCGACGCGCTGTGGAGCGTGTTACTGAAGTCACCCGCTCTTGATTGAGCGGAGCTGTTGACCAGGGCAGCTCTCCGTCCATGGAGAGCTGCCCCGCGTCCGGCTCCCCGGCAGCGGATGGAGGACCGAGGGATACCTCAGGAGGACGCGGGCTTCGTGTTCTCTCCATTCCGGTGGAGGCGGTCAGGACCCACTTAGACCGTAATCAGGTAATTCGCGACATATTGAGATTAGTCTGTATAGCGCGTATAAGGGCCGCGTTTCTCCCCCCGCCGTCTTGGAGTGCCGCCCTATGAAGCGAATCCTGCCGACCGCCGTCGCAACGCTTGCGCTGTGGGGATGTGGTGATGCGAACGACACGCCCGTGAATACGTCGCGTGAGCTGACGGATTCCGCCGAGCAGTCGGCCGTCGTCTCGCGCGCGATGGGCCTGGTGGCCAGGCAGGACGCCTCCGAGAAGCTGACGGCGCGCACGGTCATCGTGGACGACAACGGCTCCGAGCACGTGCGCTTCGACCGCTCGTTCGCGGGCCTGCGCGTGCTGGGCGGTGACCTGGTGGTGCACAACCCCGTGGGCCGCGCCTCCGAGGTGGAGTTCGCGACGCCGTCCACGCTGCGCGGGCTCTCCACGCTGCCCTTCTTCGACGCCGCGGCGGCGACGGTGCTGGCCGAGGCGGCCTTCGTCGGCCAGCGCAGCGGCCCGTCCAGCGCGGAGCTCATCGTCGACGCGCGGCCGGAGCGCGCTCCGGGGCTCGCGTACGAGGTGGTGCTCGAGGGCATCAAGCCGGACCAGACGCCCAGCGAGCTGCACGTGCTGGTGGACGCGCGCACCGGTGCGCTGCGCGGCTCGTGGGATGGCGTGCACACCGCCGCGGCCACCGGCTCCGGCCGGAGCCTCTACCTGGGGACGGTGAGCATTGGCACCAACTCCATCAGCAGCGGCTATGAGATGCGCGATGTGACGCGGGGCACCGGCTTCTATACGGTCGATGCGGGCCGCAGCAACGCCATCTTCACCGACGCCGACAACGTCTGGGGCAACGGCACCAACAGCGACCGCGCGAGCGCCGCGGTGGATGCGCACTTCGGCCAGAAGACGACGTACGACTACTACAAGAACGTGCACGGCCGGAACGGCATCGACGGCGCGGGCCGCACCGGCTACAGCAAGGTGCACTACGGCACGGCCTACAACAACGCGTTCTGGACCGACTCCTGCTTCTGCATGACGTACGGCGACGGTGACGGCTCCACCTTCACCCCGCTCGTGGCGCTGGACGTGGCAGGCCATGAGATGACCCACGGCGTGACGAGCCGCACCGCGGGCCTCGTCTACTCGGGCGAGTCCGGCGGCCTCAACGAGGCCACCAGCGACATCTTCGGCTCGCTGGTGGAGTACTACGCCGCCAGCGCGGGCGACCCGGGCGACTTCCTCATCGGCGAGCGCATCTACACGCCCGGCACGGCTGGGGACGCGCTGCGCTACATGTACAAGCCCTCGCTCGATGGCAAGTCGAAGGACTGCTGGTACAGCGGCATCGGCTCCATCGACGTGCACTACTCCAGCGGCGTGGCCAACCACTTCTTCTACCTGCTGGCGCAGGGTTCCGCCGCCAGCCCGGCGAGCCCCACCTGCAACGGCACGGCCGTCACCGGCATCGGCCGCGACGCGGCGGGGAAGATCTGGTACCGCGCCCTCACCGTGTACTTCACGTCCTCCACCAACTACGCGGCGGCCCGCACGGGCACGCTGAAGGCGGCGACGGACCTCTACGGCGCCACCAGCACCCAGTACAAGGCCGTGGCCGCCGCCTGGTCCGCGGTCAGCGTGAACTGAGCGCCGCGACGTAGCGCGAATGGGATGTATTCCAGGCCGGTCCGTCCCGAGGTGGGCGGGCCGGCCTTCGCGTTTCGAGGCGGAGCCCGCTCAGCCGCCGCGTGCTTCGAGCGTGGTCATGCCAGCACCAGCCACCCGCCCATCAGCAACATCCAGCCGAACACCGCCGCCTCGATGGCGCGTTGGACGAGTCCGCGCACGGGCGACTCGAACGACAGCACGAAGATGCCGAGGAGGACCCCCTTCCCCAGCGCGGCCGTGACGGCGGAAAGACCGGACAGCGACGACATGTCCTCGAAGGCGCGCCCGAGCTCAATCAAGCCGGCGCCCGCGCCGAAGTAGCCGATGGCGGCGACGAGGTTGTGAAGATGGTTGCGCCAGGTCCCCCAGAACGGCGCTCCGGCGTCACACGGAAACACCGCGGCGCCGACGTAGCTCACGCCGAACAGGGAGAGCAGCACGAGGCCCGTCCCGGTGTCGGCCGGAAGCCGCGCGCCGAGCAACGCCACGAACATCCAGACCGAGAGGCCAAGAGGCGCGAAGGCGAGCCAGGCCACCCGGCTCGCATCGGGAGCACCCGTCTCCCCCAACTCGCTGATGGTGTGCCGCAGGTGGCTGTAGCCGGGGCGGCGGCGCGCGAACCACCACGGTGGCACGGCGGCCAGCAGTGCGGCGAGGATCGCCGCGAGCAGGACCCAGAGGCTCATCCTCCAGCGCATAAGCGCGTGGCCCCCACGGCGAAAGCCGGCCCCCGCGCGGCTCGGGGGCCGTCAGGCGTCGTCATGGATGATGCGGCCCAGCGTGGCTTCTTCGGCCACGCTGGGCCATCACTTCGCGGACCTGCCTGAAGGGGATTAGTTCGTGTCCTGCGTCCCCATGCAGTTGTGGCCCAGGAGCGTCTGGCGGGTCTCGTCGAGGTTCGCCCACCAGGACTGGCTGTTGATGTGGTAGTCCCACAGGTTCACGCCATCCGGGTCGCTTTCCCCGTCCTGGCGGTTGGCCGTGCCGTCCGGGAAGACGGCCCACCGCAGCGCGATGTCGAGGGTGGTCGAGTTCTTCTGGTC contains these protein-coding regions:
- a CDS encoding DUF998 domain-containing protein; translation: MSLWVLLAAILAALLAAVPPWWFARRRPGYSHLRHTISELGETGAPDASRVAWLAFAPLGLSVWMFVALLGARLPADTGTGLVLLSLFGVSYVGAAVFPCDAGAPFWGTWRNHLHNLVAAIGYFGAGAGLIELGRAFEDMSSLSGLSAVTAALGKGVLLGIFVLSFESPVRGLVQRAIEAAVFGWMLLMGGWLVLA
- a CDS encoding sulfotransferase domain-containing protein, producing MHDMGTDASRRPRTLHGALSILLGLVNLLSIPTILATVALRWFRLRYAMLKPRPGDIYVATAPKSGTTWMQQIVYQVLTGGRGEFEHMSQVSPYLEQLMLRDFTEAVLDALPSPRILKTHMPYWLVAPPMDSRVIYVTRNAADSLVSVHNHVCLETGYRPKLDVPFLRRDFLLKRWFWHLESWWPHRADPNVLHLRYEELVADLEGAIRKVARFLDVTLEEDRMGAILEKCGFAFMKQHDERFDVRLPLFDRSASRPGFIRKGVVGDGRAVLTPEVQAALGERMGPLRKKLGLGETEV
- a CDS encoding M4 family metallopeptidase, with the translated sequence MKRILPTAVATLALWGCGDANDTPVNTSRELTDSAEQSAVVSRAMGLVARQDASEKLTARTVIVDDNGSEHVRFDRSFAGLRVLGGDLVVHNPVGRASEVEFATPSTLRGLSTLPFFDAAAATVLAEAAFVGQRSGPSSAELIVDARPERAPGLAYEVVLEGIKPDQTPSELHVLVDARTGALRGSWDGVHTAAATGSGRSLYLGTVSIGTNSISSGYEMRDVTRGTGFYTVDAGRSNAIFTDADNVWGNGTNSDRASAAVDAHFGQKTTYDYYKNVHGRNGIDGAGRTGYSKVHYGTAYNNAFWTDSCFCMTYGDGDGSTFTPLVALDVAGHEMTHGVTSRTAGLVYSGESGGLNEATSDIFGSLVEYYAASAGDPGDFLIGERIYTPGTAGDALRYMYKPSLDGKSKDCWYSGIGSIDVHYSSGVANHFFYLLAQGSAASPASPTCNGTAVTGIGRDAAGKIWYRALTVYFTSSTNYAAARTGTLKAATDLYGATSTQYKAVAAAWSAVSVN
- a CDS encoding DUF808 domain-containing protein, with amino-acid sequence MAGSSLFALIDDIASLLDDVAAMTKVATQKTAGVLGDDLALNAQQVTGVTADRELPVVWAVAKGSLVNKAILVPAALAISALIPWAIVPMLMLGGAFLCYEGVEKLAHKLLHSKGEDEAHHGELVKAVADPAVDIVSFEKEKIKGAVRTDFVLSAEIIVISLGTVAAATFGQRVAVLVGISIIMTVGVYGLVGGIVKLDDAGLHLSAKTGTGGFRGFQRALGRGLLTGAPYLMKTLSVAGTVAMFMVGGGILTHGIPPVHHFSEDLAHGAGTVSGIGGVLAALVPTLINTVFGILAGIVVLLVVTGVTRAVRAARPKPR
- a CDS encoding helix-turn-helix transcriptional regulator; protein product: MIDPLAEVVTLLQPGAPFSKRVSGAGRWSVRRAEAGRPFYCAVLEGLSRLAVDGRAPMILEKGDFVLIPSAFDFTASSLEPPPGRRDTPHVVLPDGEIRHGDPRAPPDVRMLVGYCVFASPDASLLVPLLPQLVHIRGERRLATLVELVSEESRERRPAREVILARLLEVLLIEALRSTAGTSASPGLLRGLADERLAVAIRRMHESPTQAWTVAQLAKEAALSRSTFFERFSRAVGVAPMEYLLGWRMALAKNLLRRKEVTVAEVAEQVGYSSASTFSVAFTRHVGLPPTHYAREQAKPASSGRPRGLRRSTPA
- a CDS encoding SDR family oxidoreductase, which translates into the protein MKTILITGCSSGFGLETASYFLERGWKVIATMRAPREDVLPRSEHLQVLALDVTDPRSIRKTVEAAGPIDVLVNNAGVGLLSVFEGTSMETVRSTFETNTFGAMAVTQAFLPQFRQRKAGVIVNVSSSTTLKPLPMLAVYTASKAALNAFTESLALELQPFNVRVGLVLPGQARETSFAQNAQAEMRKQGVAVPEAYSDFARSVFERTMGQNSGPSTRSLDVAEVIWRAVNEPSSPIRQPAGADAVELARTR
- a CDS encoding glutathione S-transferase family protein, which gives rise to MTITITAFERSPDGGKGLARDTRIRWALEEVGQPYQVRYVSFRAMKEPAHLALHPFGQIPTFEEGDLALFETGAIVFHIAERHAGLLPDDANARARAITWMFAALNTVEPPILEFATARLFEGDKPWYSERLPLVEDRVRGRLNPLSVRLGDADWLDGAFSAGDLLMVSVLLRLKSSGILDEYPNLAAYVARGEARPAYKRAFDAQLAANTGKPSTG